From the Terriglobales bacterium genome, the window AGCAGATGCCCGCGTGCGACTTCACGCACATCGGCTAAATTCAGTCCCGTATCGACGTATGCTGGAAAATTCCGATTCAGGAAATCCAGAATGATCCGCCCCGTGGGAGTTGGTTTGATGTCGCGCTCGCCGATCGGAGTCGTAGGATTCACCACCACCACGGGCGAGCCTGCACGTCCCGCAGCCAGTGCCACCTGCTCGGCCATGAATTTTGATTTCTTGTAGTGCCCGATCATCTGGGAGATGTCGACTGGCGTGTTCTCATCAGCGATCGTTCCGTCGGAGAAAAATCCCATGGTCGCGACAGAACTCGTGTACACCACGCGCTTCACTCCAGCCTGGCGCGCTGCGTCCATGATGGCCAGCGTTCCATCAAGATTGGCACGATACATCTCTTCCGGATTGCGCACCCAAAGCCGGTAATCGGCGGCGACGTGAAACACTGCCTCGCATCCTGACATCCCTTTGCGCAGCGACTCAAAATCGCCTAGATCGCCGATGACGCGCTCTGCGTTAAGAAAGTCGATGTTTTCGGTCCGGCTGTTCGCGCGTGCCAGAAGACGCAGTTCCGCGCCTTGCTGCTGAAGGGCTTCGGCGATATGACTGCCTAGGAATCCGGTTGCGCCTGTGACGAAGGCTTTCATGCGGTAAAGAAACCGGAGGTTAACACGAAGATCACGAAGTTGAAAGGGAAGGTCACAAACAAGGTCTTCCTGACCTCCCCTTCCGACTTCGTGGCCTTGTTTTCACTCCGGTTATCGCAGGCTCTCCATTACTTCGTCCAGGACGCGCTTTGGCGGGCGCAAAGCCTCTTGAGGCATGTGGGCAAGCGGCGTATCGGTCATGTGCAGCAGGTCGACGAAGTTCGGTTTTTGCGTATCGACGTAGAAAACGCCGGTGAGGACTTCGCCTTTTTCGTGCGCTTCCAGTAACGACTCGACGGCTTTGATCTTGTTGGTCGGGTCATAGCCTTCGTGCAGCTTACGCAGCCGGAGATGCGAGCCGTCGTGCATACGCACGTCGAAGGTTGTGCCGGGATCGTACTCAACAGAGATGTCTTCGAAATGCGGGACAAATCCAGCTTCGGAGATAGCCTCCTCGTGCTCCTGCACGTATTTGTACGATTTGGTCGAGCCTTCATGGTCATTGAAAGTGACACACGGCGAGATCACGTCGAGCATGACCGTCCCCCGATGCGCTATGGCTGCCTTCAGCATAGTGAGCAACTGTTTCTTGTCGCCGGAGAAGGAACGCCCAACGAAAGTCGCACCCATCTGAATTGCCAGCGCGCACGTATCGATCGCGGGAAGATCGTTGATGACGCCGGTCTTCTGTTTCGATCCCAAATCCGCGGTGGCGGAGAACTGGCCCTTGGTAAGTCCGTACACGCCGTTGTCTTCGATGATGTAGATGATCGGTAGATTGCGGCGCATGAGATGGACGAACTGTCCCATGCCGATCGAAGCCGTATCCCCATCGCCGCTCACACCGAGCGAGAGCATGCTGCGATTCGCTAAAACGGCGCCGGTGGCGATGGACGGCATACGTCCATGCAGGGAGTTGAAGCTGTGCGCGCGGCTCACGAAGTATGCCGGCGTTTTTGACGAGCAGCCAATGCCGGAAAGCTTAAGTACACGCTCAGGCTTCACGCCCATCTCGTAGAGCGCATCGACGACGCGTTCCGAAATGGCATTATGCCCACAGCCGGCGCACAGCGTGGTCTTGCCGCCGCGATAGTCGAGCACCTGCAGGCCCAGGCGGTTTGTCTTTGGTGCGGGGATAGAGGTTGGAGTCGAGGCCATGAACTACTTACCTTCCTGAGAGATGATGTCGTCGGTCACGGAGCGTGCGTCGATCGGCAGCCCATTAAAATGCCGCACGCTGCGCAGCCGGGGAGTGTGCGACGGATTGATGTCGAGCTTCAGCAGGCTGAGCATCTGCGAGTCGCGATTTTGCTCCACGACGTACACGCGATCGTGCTTCTCGATGAACTCATGTACCTCGCGACTAAACGGGAACGCCCGAATGCGGAGGTAATCGACGTCGACACGATACTCGCGCTTGAGTTGGTCGTGGCTCTCGCGCACGGCGAAATCGCTGCTGCCATAGGCGATCACTCCGACTTTCGATCCGTTGTTTGCGACTACTTCGGGTCGCGGCACAATCGATCGCGCTGTCTCAAACTTGCGCGCCAGACGCTCCATATTGTTCTGATAGTCATCCGGACGCTCGCTGTACTGCGCCTTCTCGTTGTGTCCGGAGCCGCGCGTGAAGTAGGCCGCTGCAGGATGATCGGTACCGGGCAACGTGCGATAGGGTATGCCGTCGTTGTCTACATCTTTATAGCGGCCAAATCCACCGAGCCGGTTCAGGTCTTCGGCAGTAAGCACTTTGCCCCGGTTGAACGGTTTGTCCGGATACGGGAATGGAGCAGACATCCAGTTATTCATTCCCAAGTCGAGATCGGACAGCACAAAGACCGGAGTTTGCAACTGCTCGGCAACGTCGAAGGCTTCGCCAGCCATGGTGAAACACTCGGTCACGCTACCGGGAAAGAGCATGACGTTCTTGGTGTCGCCGTGGCCAAGGAAGGCGGTCGATAGAACATCGCCTTGCGAAGTTCGCGTGGGTAATCCCGTAGATGGGCCGACGCGCTGAATGTCGAAGATTACGCCGGGAATTTCCGCGTAGTAGCCCATTCCGGTGAATTCCGTCATGAGCGAGATGCCGGGCCCTGAGGTGGCGGTCATCGAGCGTGCACCTGCCCAGCCTGCGCCGAGGACCATACCGATGGCGGCGAGTTCATCTTCTGCCTGCACGATCGCGAAGGTCGCTTTGCCGTCCGGACCGATTCGGTACTTCTTCATGTAGTCGATCAATTGCTCGCAGACGGAAGACGAAGGCGTGATTGGATACCAGGTGACCACGGTTACGCCGGCGAACATGGCTCCGAGAGCGACGGCGGCGTTGCCGTCGATGATGACCTTGCCTTCGTTCTCGTTCATTTGCTCAACCCAGAGCGGGTCTTTCTTCGTGAGCGAGGCAGCGGCGTAGTCATAGCCCGCGCGTGCGGCGTTCATGTTTAGGTCAGCGGCTTTGATCTTCTTTGCGAATTGTTTGCGCAGAGCGGCTTCCACTTGCTTCATATCGATGCCAAGCAGTTGCGCCACTACGCCCACGTAGATCATGTTCTTGACCAGCTTGCGCAGCTTGGCCTCGGAGCAAACGCTCACGACGATCTTGTCGTATGGGACCGAATAAAAGATGAGGTCGGAGCGCAGCGCGTCAAGCTTGAGTGGCTCGTCGTACACGACGGCAGCGCCCGAGTCGAGCGACATCACGTCGTCCTTTGCGGTCTCCGGGTTCATCGCCACCAGCATGTCGATCTCTTTCTTGCGGGCGATGTAGCCGTGCTTGCTGCAGCGGATGGTGTACCAGGTAGGCAGGCCGGCGATGTTCGACGGGAAGAGGTTCTTGCCGGAAACCGGGATGCCCATGCGGAAGAGGCTGCGGAGCAGAACGGTATTGGCCGACTGCGATCCGGATCCGTTTACTGTTGCTACCTGAATGCTGAAGTCGTTGACGATGCGGTTCCGCTCAGAACCTTGTGCAAGGTCCTGAACGGCTAAGTCCCCTGATGCCATGAATAGTCCTTGAGCGATTAGTTCCGTACTGCGAGCAATCTGAGCAGTGGGAAAGGAAAATTATAGTGCCGTCGAGGGGTGAGAAGGAGCAACTTTCGTCTAATGGAAGCGGCAGGGGATTCGACGGACATGTCTGGGAGCTGAATAGCTCTTCTGGATCGTCATTCCGAACGCAGTGAGGAATCCCTACTGTACGCATGCATTCTGGGCACGGTAGGGATTCCTCGCTTTGCTCGGAATGACAAGGGCAATGACAAGGCCGAAGGATCGCTCCTTCGGCCGAGTGTTGAAGTTGAGGTTTCGATTTAGCTGGGCTTCTTCGCCGCAGCCGCTGGACGCCGGCGAGCCGGAGCCCTTCTCGCTGCTGGATGATCCGGGATCGGTTTGATCTTGTTCTCATCCACAGTCGGTTCGGTGCCCTGGTAAGTAGCGCCGGCCGGGACGATCCAGAACTCAGCGATCTTGCCTGCCGTCCCGCCCGAACGGGTTTCGATTCGATT encodes:
- a CDS encoding 2-oxoacid:ferredoxin oxidoreductase subunit beta, whose protein sequence is MASTPTSIPAPKTNRLGLQVLDYRGGKTTLCAGCGHNAISERVVDALYEMGVKPERVLKLSGIGCSSKTPAYFVSRAHSFNSLHGRMPSIATGAVLANRSMLSLGVSGDGDTASIGMGQFVHLMRRNLPIIYIIEDNGVYGLTKGQFSATADLGSKQKTGVINDLPAIDTCALAIQMGATFVGRSFSGDKKQLLTMLKAAIAHRGTVMLDVISPCVTFNDHEGSTKSYKYVQEHEEAISEAGFVPHFEDISVEYDPGTTFDVRMHDGSHLRLRKLHEGYDPTNKIKAVESLLEAHEKGEVLTGVFYVDTQKPNFVDLLHMTDTPLAHMPQEALRPPKRVLDEVMESLR
- a CDS encoding 2-oxoacid:acceptor oxidoreductase subunit alpha — its product is MASGDLAVQDLAQGSERNRIVNDFSIQVATVNGSGSQSANTVLLRSLFRMGIPVSGKNLFPSNIAGLPTWYTIRCSKHGYIARKKEIDMLVAMNPETAKDDVMSLDSGAAVVYDEPLKLDALRSDLIFYSVPYDKIVVSVCSEAKLRKLVKNMIYVGVVAQLLGIDMKQVEAALRKQFAKKIKAADLNMNAARAGYDYAAASLTKKDPLWVEQMNENEGKVIIDGNAAVALGAMFAGVTVVTWYPITPSSSVCEQLIDYMKKYRIGPDGKATFAIVQAEDELAAIGMVLGAGWAGARSMTATSGPGISLMTEFTGMGYYAEIPGVIFDIQRVGPSTGLPTRTSQGDVLSTAFLGHGDTKNVMLFPGSVTECFTMAGEAFDVAEQLQTPVFVLSDLDLGMNNWMSAPFPYPDKPFNRGKVLTAEDLNRLGGFGRYKDVDNDGIPYRTLPGTDHPAAAYFTRGSGHNEKAQYSERPDDYQNNMERLARKFETARSIVPRPEVVANNGSKVGVIAYGSSDFAVRESHDQLKREYRVDVDYLRIRAFPFSREVHEFIEKHDRVYVVEQNRDSQMLSLLKLDINPSHTPRLRSVRHFNGLPIDARSVTDDIISQEGK
- the hpnA gene encoding hopanoid-associated sugar epimerase, with protein sequence MKAFVTGATGFLGSHIAEALQQQGAELRLLARANSRTENIDFLNAERVIGDLGDFESLRKGMSGCEAVFHVAADYRLWVRNPEEMYRANLDGTLAIMDAARQAGVKRVVYTSSVATMGFFSDGTIADENTPVDISQMIGHYKKSKFMAEQVALAAGRAGSPVVVVNPTTPIGERDIKPTPTGRIILDFLNRNFPAYVDTGLNLADVREVARGHLLALERATPGERYILGGENLTLKQILDRLAAITGLASPTVKVPHAVALGFAAFDQFFMGIVLHKEPRATIEAVRMGRKKMFASSAKAERDLGYRVLPVEDALRRACGWFIGHQYVREPVPLALGAAN